Proteins encoded in a region of the Nicotiana tomentosiformis chromosome 9, ASM39032v3, whole genome shotgun sequence genome:
- the LOC138898389 gene encoding uncharacterized protein, whose translation MITAPVAAPAVRSPRGGGQVGRGRPRGGGQAGRGHPGGTPARFYAFSARPDAVASDAVITSIISICGRDASVLFDPGSTYSYVSYLFAHFMDTPRESLGTTVYVSTPVGDSVVVDQIYRSCVITFCGYETRADLLFLDMTDFEVILGMDWLSPYHAILDCHARTVTLAMPKLPRLEWKGLSVSTSSQIIFIVFIDDILIYSCSMEDHEHHLRVVDIVAFLGHVVSGEGIKVDPKKIEAVQSCPRLTSATEIRSFLGLSGYYRRFVEGFSSIIKAGQFDDPHLLVLRETILQGSTKEVSIGEDGVLRLQGRICVPNVDGLRERILEEAHSSRYSIYPGTTKMYCDLKQHYWRRRMKRDIIEYVARCLNCQQVKYEHQRPGGLLQQMTILEWKWERITMDFVVGLP comes from the exons ATGATTACAGCTCCAGTAGCCGCACCAGCCGTTCGGTCGcctagaggcggagggcaggtgggtaggggtcgtcccagaggtggaggtcaggcaggcaGAGGCCATCCAGGTGGCACTCCAGccagattttatgctttttcggcccgaccagatgcagtggcctccgatgccgtgatcacaagtattatctctatctgcggtagggatgcttcagtattatttgatccaggatctacctattcgtatgtgtcataTCTATTTGCTCACTTTATGGATACTCCTCGTGAATCCTTGGGAACTACtgtctatgtgtccactcctgtaggcgactCTGTTGTAGTGGATCAaatctatcggtcctgtgtgattacattctgtggttatgagactagagcggatcttctgtttcttgatatgaccgactttgaggtcatcttgggcatggactggctatctcCGTATCAcgccatcctagattgccatgccaggactgttaccttagcgatgccaaagttgcctagattggagtggaagggtttgtctgTCAGCACATCTAGTCAGATTAtcttcattgtcttcattgatgacattttgatttactcatGTAGCAtggaggatcatgagcatcatttgagagtg GTGGAtattgtggcattcttggggcatgttgtatcaggcgaaggcattaaggtggatcccaagaagattgaggcagttcagagttgtccTCGTCTTACTTCGGCGACCGAGATCAGAAGCTTCTTGGGGTTatcaggttattatcgccggttcgtggagggcttctcatctatt atcaaggctggacagtttgatgatccgcacctgttggttctcagagagacgataCTACAGGGTAGTACcaaagaggtttctattggcgaggatggtgtccTGCGACTTCAGGGTCgcatatgtgttcctaatgtcgatggcttgagagaAAGGATCCTAGAAGAGgcgcacagttctcgatattccattTACCCAGGTACTACGAAGATGTACTGTGAcctgaagcagcattattggCGACGGCGGATGAAGAGGGACATAattgagtatgtggctagatgcctaaattgccagcaggttaagtatgagcaccagaggccaggaggcCTACTCCAACAAATGACCATattagagtggaagtgggagcgcatcactatggacttcgtagttggttTGCCGTAG